The following are encoded together in the Bacillus cereus group sp. RP43 genome:
- a CDS encoding YwqG family protein, translating to MKNTYQLQLPKELEQYRSILEESVKPYIKVFGTQAETTLFESKFGGYPYVHINQEHPKDSNGQPMMLLAQLNLEEIPHIEYMPQKGMLQFFVSADDELFGADFDHPTSQKDFRIIYHSTITEDLTKVITDFSYLNTLDLEHFIIPEAAKLKFELDYQPVTSRDYRFEKIFNENIDWEEIVDEENKTELGELYDDLCEDQGHKIGGYPFFTQTDPREWEEKYQQHDILLLQIDTDDSLNIMWGDSGVANFFIRKEDLLNLDFSNVIYNWDCY from the coding sequence ATGAAGAATACGTATCAGCTTCAATTACCGAAAGAACTAGAGCAGTATCGAAGTATTTTAGAAGAAAGTGTAAAACCTTATATTAAAGTGTTTGGAACTCAAGCAGAAACAACACTTTTTGAGAGCAAGTTTGGCGGGTATCCGTATGTACATATAAATCAAGAACATCCTAAAGATTCTAATGGCCAACCTATGATGTTACTTGCGCAGTTAAACCTTGAAGAAATTCCGCATATTGAATATATGCCTCAAAAGGGCATGTTACAATTTTTCGTAAGTGCTGATGATGAGCTTTTTGGAGCAGATTTTGATCATCCAACAAGCCAAAAAGACTTTCGAATCATTTATCATTCTACAATAACGGAAGATTTAACTAAGGTTATTACCGATTTTAGTTATTTAAACACTTTAGATTTAGAGCATTTTATCATACCTGAAGCAGCTAAACTAAAGTTTGAATTGGATTATCAACCAGTAACATCAAGAGATTATCGATTTGAAAAGATTTTTAATGAAAACATTGATTGGGAAGAAATTGTTGATGAAGAAAATAAAACAGAATTAGGCGAACTGTATGATGATCTATGCGAAGATCAAGGGCATAAAATTGGCGGTTATCCATTTTTTACACAGACAGATCCGAGGGAATGGGAAGAAAAATACCAACAACACGATATATTATTGTTGCAAATCGATACAGACGATTCATTAAATATTATGTGGGGAGATTCTGGTGTTGCTAATTTCTTTATACGCAAGGAAGATTTGTTGAACCTAGATTTTTCCAATGTTATTTACAATTGGGATTGCTATTAA
- a CDS encoding YxiJ-like family protein, with translation MILGKKVIFNELQKMHSPLHKPFPYRATGKLQRDLKSKFTEDDVINADFNHYRMHTAATLNSVLNENEENITFQQIKWLRKSFFEWFPQYCFLETKIVKYPILYRDFMNYEKARKLLLYYLTE, from the coding sequence TTGATATTAGGAAAAAAGGTTATTTTTAATGAATTACAGAAAATGCATAGTCCACTGCATAAACCGTTTCCGTATCGTGCTACAGGAAAATTGCAGCGAGACTTAAAAAGTAAATTTACAGAAGATGACGTGATAAATGCTGATTTTAATCATTATCGGATGCATACAGCAGCAACTTTAAATTCTGTACTAAATGAAAACGAAGAGAATATTACGTTTCAGCAAATAAAATGGTTACGAAAATCGTTTTTCGAATGGTTTCCGCAATATTGTTTTCTTGAAACAAAAATTGTAAAATACCCCATTTTATATAGAGATTTCATGAATTATGAAAAGGCTCGGAAACTGTTACTTTACTACCTTACTGAATAA
- a CDS encoding patatin family protein, translating to MKNIGLVLEGGGMKGLYTAGVLEYFMERDLFFPYVVGVSAGACMGATYLSRQKGRNKKVNTELVADHRYISYRNLIRKRELFGMDFLFDEVPNKIVPFDFQTFLNSNEQFVIGTTDCESGQAVYYNKTEHGNDILKIIRASSSVPFIAPAVEYDNRKLLDGGIIDPIPVFKAQNDGYKKNVVIMTKPEGYEKQRNKFSGLAKILYRKYPKIAEHLVEHYRFYNETVSYMNHNEQKDNFYVIQPSAQLPISGIERDKEKLVNLYNLGYKDAQYHFENLLNWIEK from the coding sequence ATGAAGAATATCGGTTTAGTATTAGAAGGTGGCGGAATGAAAGGGTTATATACTGCAGGAGTACTCGAATATTTTATGGAAAGGGACTTATTCTTTCCGTATGTAGTCGGTGTATCTGCTGGAGCGTGTATGGGTGCAACATATTTGTCACGTCAAAAAGGAAGAAATAAGAAAGTAAATACAGAGCTAGTAGCAGATCACAGGTATATATCTTATCGAAACTTAATTCGAAAACGTGAATTATTTGGAATGGATTTTTTATTTGATGAAGTACCAAACAAAATTGTACCGTTTGATTTTCAAACTTTCCTAAATTCAAATGAACAGTTTGTAATCGGAACGACTGATTGCGAATCAGGACAGGCAGTTTATTATAATAAAACAGAACATGGAAATGATATTTTAAAAATTATTCGTGCATCAAGCTCTGTGCCGTTTATAGCACCTGCTGTAGAATATGATAATCGAAAATTGTTAGATGGAGGGATTATAGATCCTATTCCAGTTTTCAAAGCACAGAATGATGGTTATAAAAAGAACGTTGTTATTATGACAAAGCCAGAAGGATACGAGAAGCAGCGTAATAAATTTTCTGGACTAGCTAAAATTTTATATAGAAAATATCCAAAAATCGCAGAGCACTTAGTAGAACATTATCGTTTTTATAATGAAACTGTATCTTATATGAATCACAACGAACAAAAAGATAATTTTTATGTAATTCAGCCAAGTGCGCAGCTTCCAATAAGTGGAATAGAAAGAGATAAAGAAAAGCTCGTTAATTTATATAATCTTGGGTATAAGGATGCTCAATATCATTTCGAAAACTTATTAAATTGGATAGAGAAATAA
- a CDS encoding PH domain-containing protein has product MGLFSGILGNASNASTESVERDLEKIMLDDEKVEHAYKLIRDLIVFTNRRLILVDKQGVTGKKTEYHSIPYKSITQFSIETAGHFDLDAELKIWVSSLSAPITKEFKGDDSILSIQKALVTYTTK; this is encoded by the coding sequence ATGGGTCTATTTAGTGGTATTTTAGGAAATGCATCAAATGCGAGTACAGAAAGCGTAGAACGTGATTTAGAAAAGATAATGTTAGATGATGAGAAAGTCGAGCATGCTTATAAATTAATTCGTGATTTAATCGTATTTACAAATCGCCGTCTTATTTTAGTAGATAAACAAGGAGTAACTGGTAAAAAAACAGAATACCATTCTATCCCTTATAAAAGTATTACACAATTTAGTATTGAAACAGCTGGGCATTTTGATTTAGATGCAGAACTTAAAATATGGGTATCTAGTTTGAGCGCGCCAATTACGAAAGAATTTAAAGGCGATGATAGCATATTAAGTATTCAAAAAGCGTTAGTAACATATACGACGAAATAG
- a CDS encoding GNAT family N-acetyltransferase: protein MARSSSYSSYYFFKRAFKLVTLEKATEIDAEIIFQMQVESFSSLLEKYKDYETSPANELIEKTISRINNLDGGFYKIFVNTNLVGAICISRKEEASKFWISPMFIIPDYQGNGIAQKVLILIEEMFPEITTWELATILEEERNCFLYEKMGYRKAEFKKKLNDKATLIYYKKER from the coding sequence ATGGCACGGTCGTCATCATACAGCTCATATTACTTCTTTAAGAGAGCGTTTAAATTGGTAACCTTAGAGAAGGCGACAGAAATTGATGCAGAGATTATATTTCAAATGCAAGTAGAATCATTTAGTTCATTATTAGAAAAGTATAAGGACTATGAAACAAGTCCGGCAAATGAACTTATTGAAAAAACGATTTCAAGAATAAATAACCTGGACGGTGGATTTTATAAAATTTTTGTAAATACGAATCTTGTCGGAGCGATATGTATATCACGTAAAGAAGAGGCATCTAAATTTTGGATCAGCCCGATGTTTATTATTCCAGACTATCAAGGGAACGGAATTGCTCAAAAAGTATTAATTTTAATCGAGGAGATGTTTCCAGAAATAACGACTTGGGAGCTTGCTACAATTTTAGAGGAAGAACGAAATTGTTTTCTATACGAAAAGATGGGATATAGAAAAGCGGAATTTAAAAAGAAATTAAATGATAAAGCAACTTTAATTTATTATAAAAAAGAAAGGTAA